One genomic segment of Mycobacteriales bacterium includes these proteins:
- a CDS encoding DUF5999 family protein has protein sequence MPVMKTNRRHIMCRHTPQCPSSEAVDRDAARVVSSHPEQGWSLLCNGVVCFDDEGDLLPDGRAIEPQRLRLSLAGASAA, from the coding sequence ATGCCGGTGATGAAGACGAACCGGAGGCACATCATGTGCCGGCACACCCCTCAGTGCCCGTCCTCCGAGGCGGTCGACCGCGACGCTGCGCGCGTGGTCTCGAGCCACCCGGAGCAGGGCTGGAGCCTGCTGTGCAACGGGGTCGTGTGCTTCGACGACGAGGGTGACCTGCTGCCGGACGGCCGGGCCATCGAGCCGCAGCGGCTGCGTCTGTCGTTGGCCGGCGCCTCAGCCGCCTGA